The genome window CCCTTCTTCGTTCCTTTCGTCGACGCCGGTGTTGTACGGCGGGTCAATGTAGATGCACTTCACCTGGCCGGCGTAGTAGGGCAGCAGCGCCTTGAGCGCAACCAGGTTGTCGCCCTGGACGATCAGGTTGCCGCTTCCCGGCTCGCCGCAGGCAAGCTCGGGCACGTCCTTGAGCAGGTGGAAGGGGACCTCCAGGTGGTGGTTGACCACCGCTTCCTTGCCGATCCAGTTCAACGTGGGCATCGGGGGGGTGTTTCTCCTTCGTCGTTCGTATGTCGGTGATCAGCTGAAGGCCGCTTCGACTCCAAGCAGGGTTCGAACGATCTCCTTGCAACGACGCGTTTACAGGTTGGCGGAAGGCCGCCAGCGCTGGAGCCAATCCGCCGTGCAGCGCATTGTTACCCGCCGCTCTTCCTCCCCACGTGGGCAGAAAGGATTTCCTTGACCGTCCAGGTCGCGTAGGCAAAACAACCATAGGCCACAAGCGCGACCGCGATAGCCGTTACGAAAGCGAAGGCATTAAGTGCTTGAGACAAGGGGAGACTGAGTGCCCAGATTGATATAACAACCAGCGTGCATGCCCCAGTAATAACAAGTGATATCAAATACCTGTCCTTGACCATGTGGTAATCCGGCCATTTCTGCAAGATCGTGAAGTCAACACTCGAAGGGAAAAGAAGATCGCCCGCCGACCTCACCATTACGACCAAGAGGGCTACAGGGACTAGGGCCAGGTACTTTATTGGCTCATTTTGGGTCAATCGAGCCCCAAGCCAAACAAAACAAGATGGCGCTAGAATGTAGACACCGACCGAGCCAACGAGGACGAGGGCCTCAAGGGAGACGAGCGTGGCAACCAGGATGTCTTTGAGCCTGTTCATTCGTGCGACATCTTGCGCTCGACAGAGACTGCAGTGAAGTTCTTGCGTGCCTCCTGGTACAAGCCCTCCGGGTCCGGAACCTTATGGTAAATGAAACCCCTTTCGGTGTCAGACGTCCGGACGACGACTCTCGTCTCTCCTTCGGTTCCCACTATCTTCCCCTTGCCGTAGCCATCAGCTGCCATCAAGAGCGCTGCGTCAGTGATGTCGATGGGTGCTACCGGCTCATACGGGTGCTGTGCCGTTGCTGCCAGGATGCCCTGGACGTGTTCCAGCACGTCCGTCCTCAGATGGGAACCCTCCTCCGATTTTTCCTTTATGTCTAGCTCCCCAGCGTTTCGTTTTTGTATATACTCATTGAGGCGCCGCCACGCGCGACCGAATAATGGATTAGGTGGGTGGACCTTCGCAGAAATTTCCAGAAATACATCGATGGCCTTTAGGCGTGCCACAAACGTCCTGAGGTCTGAAATGGGCTCAATATCGCATCCAACGAAGAAGCGGTCATGCGTGGAGCAAATTATATGGCAAAACCTCTTAATGAATGCCTTTGTTTCAATTTGATTCCACACGTGCAAGAAAGCTATGCCTGAGAACTCAGGTATGTAGACGAACGGGCTTGTTGCGACCAAGAGATTAGGCTCCGGTCGTTGATCCTGAGCTCTGTGAGGCTCGTCAACTACTGTTACTGTGCCCTCCGGCAAGAACTTGCTCAAATGTGCATAGGCATACCGGGTCGCGTTGCCCTCGCGCTCGACGACGGCGTCGGTGAAGGTCCAGGCGTATCGGGCGCCCTGGATCGTGGCAGGATGCTCGATTGCAGCAACGATAAGTTCGTCGTTCAGCCGCCCGATCTTGTGTACTCTGCCGAGATGGTATCTTCCCTTTCCCTCTCGCATTCATGCCTCGTCGTGCTCTTGGATCCTACTCGGGTAACGCCGCCCGGTTGAGACGGCAAAGGGAGACGGCAAAGGGGACGTAAGTGCAACTGTGCATTGCCCGCGTGGCCGCCGCTTGTCCGCGAACGGGCTCGGCCAACCGCCAAGTGCCAGGTGGGCTCGTAGGTCTGCGAGGTTGGTGCGATGCGCAGGAAGGGGCCGAAAATTTGAAGGGTTCCAGCGGTACGGCTGCCCGTCGAGCCGCGGAGGCGGTAGGTCGCGGAACCGCCGAGCTTCGGGCTGAGCACTGCCGCTCGGCGGGGGCCGCGGGCCCGGGCTTCGGTGCCGGGGAGGGTCGGGGCGCCGTGTGGTGGCCTTCGCTGCCGTGACGGGCACCAGAGACAATAAAGGCCGCCTCACCGGTTCGGTGACGGCGGCCTCAAGCCCGCTTCGCCTTTTCTGCCTTCCGCGCCCTGCTACCGCCCGTGCTTCCATTCTCGCCCCCGCGGTCGTGGAGCCGCAGCCGAAGCCTTCTTACACTCCCAAACCCGCGCGGGTCAAGCGCGGCAATCGCGGCAATGACGGGATGAGGGGGAGAAGGGCGGGACAGACCGGGACGCTGGTGCTGGGCGGGGACCCCTCCAGGACCGTCCGACCCACAATTGCGGTACTTCAGTTACCCCTCTAGGTCCGCCGAAGCACCCCACCGACATTGGTTTCAAGGCCTGCTGGGCTGATCGACTAGGAACGGGTTCGCCTTCTTGCCGTCCCGGTGCCCGCCTCCCGGCCCCCCAACACGACCAGGTACTCGGACAGGATCACCTTCACCCCGTGCTTGGCGAAGGCTACGATCCACTTGTCGCCGTCCACCCGCTGCACGACGCCGTTCCCGAAGGCGGAGTGGAAGACCCGGGTGTTCCTTCTTGCCCGGGCGGACGGTTCCGGGGGCACCGGGTGTCTCGGCCCGGCCTCCGGCACGGGTCCCGCCGGCTTTCGGCCCTTCGCGCCTGCCTTCCTGCGCGCCGGCTTGGGGTAGACGAAGGCCGGCGGCACCTTCTCGGCGGCCGGCTTTGGTGGGGTGCTCTGCCTCGGCGGGGGCCCCAACCAGGAGCCGGTCTCGCCGGTCGCGGGGGCCCGGCGCCAGGAGAGGCTGTCGGCCGGCGCACCCCGGGTCATCTCGGCGAGAAAGGGCGAGGGCTCGGCCGGGCGCCCGCTGCGGCTCCGGCAGCAGGAGAGGGTGAGGAAGCGCTTCGCCCGGGTGGCGGCGACGAAGGCGAGGCGCCGCTCCTCCTCCCCCTCCTCGGCCTTCTCGTGGGGCAGGAGCCCCGCCTCGCAAGCGCACACGAACACCGCGTCCCACTCCAGCCCCTTGGCCTGGTGGATGGTGGACAGGACCACGGCGTCCGCGTCCTCGTCGGCAGGGGGTACGGTGGCGGCCGTCGCGGCGTGGGCCAGGAGGGCGTCCGCATCCTGGAACTCCCGGGCCTCGGCGGCCACCTGCCGGGCCGCGCCGGCCCAGCGCACCTTCGTCTCGTCCGAGGCCGAAAGGGGCGGTTGGGCGGCGACCGCCTCCGCCAGGGCCTCCACCAGCTTGGGGAACGGCCCGGCGCGGTCTCGCTGGGCGATCTCGGCCAGCCGGTCGTGCAGGTACGGCAGCCCCGCCCAGGGGCAGGGAGAGGTCGCCGCGGCCTGCCCCAGGGGCCAGAGGGCCTCCAGCACGGTCTGGACCTCCTTGAGCTCCCAGAACCCCGGCCCGCCCCGGATGACGAAGGGAATGCCGGCGCGGCGCAGTTCGGTCTCGAAGGGCAGCGTGAGGTAGTTGGTGCGCAGGAGTACCGCGACCTCGCGGGGGCTCGTGCCGGCGTCCAGGAGCTTTCGCACCGCGTGCGCCACCCACTGCGCCTCCCGGTGCTCGTCCTCGGCCCGGCACAGCACCACCGGCGCCTTCGTCGCCTTCGTGGCCTCCAGGGTCTTGGGGAGACGCCGGCGGTTGTGCCGGATGAGCCGGTCCGCGACGTCGAGGATGGCCCGGGGGGAGCGGTAGTTGGTCTGCAGCCGCAGCACGCGGGCGCCGGGATGGGCCTGCTCGAAGCCGGTGATGTAGCGCACGTCGCTGCCCCGCCACCCGTAGATCGCCTGGTCGTCGTCCCCCACCGCCCAGAGGTTCCGGTGCCGCGCGAGGAGCGCCTGGAGCAGGGCGTCCTGGGCGGCGTTGATGTCCTGGAACTCGTCGACCATCAGGTAGCGGTAGCGCTCGGAGTAGCGCTCCCGCAGGTCGGCGTGCTCCCGCAGCGCCTCTACCGCCAGGGCGATCTGGTCCCCGAAGTCGAAGAGCCCGCGCCTTCGCAGCGCCTCCTGATACCGGGTGTAGGCGCGGGCAAGCAGGAGGCGATCCTCCGCGTCCCCGCCCCGGCAGGCCGACGCTTCCCTCCGGGCCTGCTCGGGGCCGACCAGGCGATCCTTGAGTCGGGCGATGGCGTCCTTCAGCTCCTCGAGCTCGCCCGGCCAGTCGAGCTTGAGCTCCCGGAGCACCCGGAACTGCTGCCCGTCGCCGATGGTGCGGAAGTCGCGCGGCACGCCGACCCGCTCGCCCACCTCCCGGAGGATCCCGAGGCACAGGGAGTGGAACGTCCCAACGGGGAGCCGCGCGGTCGCGATGCCGGCCCGCGCGGCGATGCGCTCCTTGAGCTGGAGGGCCGCCTTTCGGGTGAAGGTGGCAACGAAGATGCTGGCGGGGTCCACCCCCTGGTCGAGGAGGAAGCAGTACCTCCCGACCAGGGTGGTGGTCTTTCCGGTCCCCGGCCCGGCCAGGACGAGTGCCGGGCCTTCCCGGTGACGCGCCGCTTCGGACTGGTCGGGATTCATCGATGTCCCGCCCTGCCGGTCGGCCACGCGCCGCTCCACGAGGGATTCGACTCCTTCGATCGGCACGCGGTCACCTGGTTTCGGCCGGGGCGGCAATCGTCTTTCAGGAAGAGCCAGAAAGTCCTCCAAAGCCCCGCGGGCTCACCATCCGTTGGGCATTTCGTGAAGCACTGCGTGTCCTTGGCGACGAGCAGCCGACTCAGACGGCCGACGAAGGCCTCGCGGTCCTCATCGTCGAGGAAGATCCTCCGGCGCTCGATGCCCCGCGCGATCACGTGCTGGAGCAGGCCGGGCAAGTCGAGTCGGGCTTGTCCGGGCATGGGTCGGCCGCTATCAGGAGCTAAACCTTTTTGCCAGAGCGGCCGAAAGGGATTTCCTGCCACCTGACACCGCCACCTTAAGAAGAAAGGAGATAAAATGGTTATTACAGAAGCGGTATTTTTCTCCAGAAAGATGTTCGCATGTCTGCTGATTGCACTCTTTCTGTTTGGTTGTGGTGGAGGGGGAGGTGGAACTAGTTCGACGACTCGCACCACGACACTTGAGTCGACGAGCCAGATCATCACGGCAGCACAGGGGGGCACGATAGCCCTTCCCGGCGGCAGCAGCGTCACGATTCCAGCGGGGGCCTTGGCCTCCGACCAAACGGTTCGCCTATCACTGGTATCTTCGTTTCCAAAAGAGCCACCAAGCGGGTCACTCACAAGTGTGGGCCATGCGCTGGTTCTGGATTTCGACTCGAAGCAGACCGCCTTTCCTCAGGCAGGAGATTTAACCTTCGTTATTAGATACGGTGCGACCCTCCCTGAAAGGTTCACGGGATCAGCCCCATTAGTGAATGTCGTGGCATCCGACAATTTTTTCGGTGGAGTCCCGATCTCGTGCGAATCGAGTAGTGCGTGCTTCGTCATACCGCTATCCACGATACAAAATGCGCAAAGCATTTCGGCGGCATCGGTCAATCTGAGTACCGAAATCACCTTTGCACCGCCCCCGCGCTTCGGTCCCAGAATTTGGAATGGCTCGGTATGGCTCGATTATCCGCAGGGTTTCGATCCCAACAAGAAGACGCTCGTGCTCACGCACGGGATCCTGAGTACCGTGGAAGACTCTTTTGGGGGTTCCGTCAGTGAGCTCATGAGCCAGGGCGGTTACACACAGGTCATCGGGTTCAACTACGACTATGCGAGAAACAACATGGTCGAGGCGGGGCAAAAATTTGCCGATTTTCTGAACTCGTTGCAGACCGAGGGCGGTCTCACCCAGATTGATCTGCAGGCCCATAGCTTTGGGACACTGGTTGCACTGTATGCGGCATCACAGACAGATTTGGCCATCAACAATATGATCCTCTTGGGTGGTCCGCTTGATGGGACACCCGCAGCGGATCTTGCCGGTCCAGGACTTCTGACACTACTTGCAAACTATGCGCCCGATAATCCGTACGCTACGACCACCACGTTTAAAGATGTGCTGGAGAGCGGCATGTTTCTAGATGCACAGACAGGAAACCCGCTTCTCAAAACCATCAGAACCAATGCCATCAACAGGCACCCGAACACAAACTACATAAAGATCTTCGGCAGCAAGAGTATGTGGGGTTCTATTGTTACGGAGTTTCTGTTCGACACGGCTCCCAACGACGGAATGGTTCCGGCGAGCGAATCCGTTGGCGACGATCTCCCGGGCCCCACCTACATCGTCTCGGAAGAGCACGATAAGCTCCAGTCCAATTCGGATGTGCAACAGTTCGTTGGGGCGAATCTCATCAGCGCCTTGCCCCCTATCACCGGTGATGTGACCGGATATTGGACCGGCACCATTAACAACCCGAATCTCGGCATTTACGGGTGCAACGGCGGTCTGTCATATTTTTCGATTTCTTTGTCCGAAGATGCCGGCAGCATTTCCGGATCTTACGGCTCCGTGTCGGTGTCCGGCAACCGCAGCGAGTATGCGCTGTCGATCAATGCCGACACGAGTTTCGGAAATCGATCCTATTCCTGGACATGGGACGGTGGTGACACGCTCACCGGGTCTGTAGCCTACTATTGCTGGAGCGATGATACCGGCGCCCTGTTGAAAGAGGGAAGTGGAACGTTCACCGTCACCCGCTAACCGAGGCTCCGCGGCAGTTGGGGGGCGGCAAGGGGGACGTAAGGGCAAGGGGGACGTAAGCGAGTAAGCAGGGGGGACGCGGGCATTGCCCGCGTGGCCCCCGCGTTTCCGCGCACGGGCTGGGCCAACCGCCAAGTGCCAGGCGGGCTCGCAGGTCTGCGAGGTTGGTGCGATGCGCGCCAGCGCGCCGGCCAGGGAGGGTTCGCCCCAGTGCGCCGAGGCATGGCCTCGGATGCCAGCGGTCAGCCGTAGGGGCGACGCATGCGTCGCCCCTACAACTTTCTCCCAGATCTCAGGTCCCCAGAGATTTCCACGCCGGCTTGCCGTGCCGGTCCTGGCCCAGCCCGCGGGGCGGGCCTCACTCCTCGTAGTGGATGGCCTCCACGGGGCACGCCTCGGCCGCTTCGACGATCTTGTCGTCGAGGGAGAGGTCGGCCCCCTCCACGAGCGTCGCGATGTCTCCCTCCAGCTCGAAGACCTCCGGGCACAGGTCCACGCAGGTTCCGCAGGCGATGCATTCGTCGTCCACCCAGACCTTCTTCATGGCGCTTCCTCCTGTACGTGGTGAAGCCGTAGAGGCGACGCATGGTTCGCCCCTACGGCCGGGCCGTCAGAATGCCCCCGCGTGCTCCAGGAACGGTGCCCGCCCCGACACCCCGCAGCCCAGAGCCATCTCCCGCTCCAGAAGCTCTCGAAACCGCTCCAACTCGGCCCGCCGGGTCCCCTCGTCCCATCCCAGTTCCTCGGCCATGATCCGGGCCGCTTCGGGGGCGGCGGAAAGCCCCAGGTCCAGGCTCACGCCGGTGCGCAGCCGGCGCAGGAGGACGTCGTCGAGGTGGTGGGCGTCTTCCCGGCGCACCGCGTAGGCCACCTGGGCC of Thermodesulfobacteriota bacterium contains these proteins:
- a CDS encoding alpha/beta fold hydrolase; protein product: MVITEAVFFSRKMFACLLIALFLFGCGGGGGGTSSTTRTTTLESTSQIITAAQGGTIALPGGSSVTIPAGALASDQTVRLSLVSSFPKEPPSGSLTSVGHALVLDFDSKQTAFPQAGDLTFVIRYGATLPERFTGSAPLVNVVASDNFFGGVPISCESSSACFVIPLSTIQNAQSISAASVNLSTEITFAPPPRFGPRIWNGSVWLDYPQGFDPNKKTLVLTHGILSTVEDSFGGSVSELMSQGGYTQVIGFNYDYARNNMVEAGQKFADFLNSLQTEGGLTQIDLQAHSFGTLVALYAASQTDLAINNMILLGGPLDGTPAADLAGPGLLTLLANYAPDNPYATTTTFKDVLESGMFLDAQTGNPLLKTIRTNAINRHPNTNYIKIFGSKSMWGSIVTEFLFDTAPNDGMVPASESVGDDLPGPTYIVSEEHDKLQSNSDVQQFVGANLISALPPITGDVTGYWTGTINNPNLGIYGCNGGLSYFSISLSEDAGSISGSYGSVSVSGNRSEYALSINADTSFGNRSYSWTWDGGDTLTGSVAYYCWSDDTGALLKEGSGTFTVTR
- a CDS encoding UvrD-helicase domain-containing protein; this translates as MPIEGVESLVERRVADRQGGTSMNPDQSEAARHREGPALVLAGPGTGKTTTLVGRYCFLLDQGVDPASIFVATFTRKAALQLKERIAARAGIATARLPVGTFHSLCLGILREVGERVGVPRDFRTIGDGQQFRVLRELKLDWPGELEELKDAIARLKDRLVGPEQARREASACRGGDAEDRLLLARAYTRYQEALRRRGLFDFGDQIALAVEALREHADLRERYSERYRYLMVDEFQDINAAQDALLQALLARHRNLWAVGDDDQAIYGWRGSDVRYITGFEQAHPGARVLRLQTNYRSPRAILDVADRLIRHNRRRLPKTLEATKATKAPVVLCRAEDEHREAQWVAHAVRKLLDAGTSPREVAVLLRTNYLTLPFETELRRAGIPFVIRGGPGFWELKEVQTVLEALWPLGQAAATSPCPWAGLPYLHDRLAEIAQRDRAGPFPKLVEALAEAVAAQPPLSASDETKVRWAGAARQVAAEAREFQDADALLAHAATAATVPPADEDADAVVLSTIHQAKGLEWDAVFVCACEAGLLPHEKAEEGEEERRLAFVAATRAKRFLTLSCCRSRSGRPAEPSPFLAEMTRGAPADSLSWRRAPATGETGSWLGPPPRQSTPPKPAAEKVPPAFVYPKPARRKAGAKGRKPAGPVPEAGPRHPVPPEPSARARRNTRVFHSAFGNGVVQRVDGDKWIVAFAKHGVKVILSEYLVVLGGREAGTGTARRRTRS
- a CDS encoding ferredoxin — protein: MKKVWVDDECIACGTCVDLCPEVFELEGDIATLVEGADLSLDDKIVEAAEACPVEAIHYEE